A genomic stretch from Vicinamibacterales bacterium includes:
- the tagF gene encoding type VI secretion system-associated protein TagF, whose amino-acid sequence MQVGFYGKLPSHGDFLRRRVSDAFVDAWDGWLRECLASSQTALGGRWLDVYLTSPAWRFACAAGACGPLPVLGVVAPSVDQVGRYFPLTLVAELPAETPLVSAASNSDRFFETAEHLVIETLATERVDFDRFDRRVAALEQELGALALPPSLALEAEATAILTDSPRAWHLPLGTSSDVRSAFEQLLSLHLESKYRPLVLWWSEGSAVVEPSCLIVKGLPPPTLYPAFLEGAWPAHQWQSLPTRVSGEITLSNTAAIEPAGALYLHSAAATDVGRARTNNEDGFVERPEAGIWAVADGMGGHSHGEVASRMVCDALAEFPLDGTFEEAVDNAMKRVQDVNDHLVRSSMHAALTERAGSTVVVLLVRGPKSAVLWAGDSRVYRWRGGTLEQLTRDHSLAELEGSNPLQSSVITRAVGMDTDLVLDVHRDSVLADDRFLLCSDGLTRVLTVEQIGTLMATPDIRAAVDGLIQATLDAGAPDNVTVLIAEVQH is encoded by the coding sequence ATGCAGGTAGGGTTCTACGGCAAGCTGCCCAGCCACGGTGACTTCCTGCGGCGGCGCGTCTCGGACGCGTTCGTGGACGCGTGGGACGGCTGGCTGCGCGAGTGTCTCGCGTCGAGCCAGACGGCGCTCGGCGGCCGCTGGCTCGACGTGTATCTCACCAGTCCGGCCTGGCGGTTTGCCTGCGCGGCAGGTGCGTGCGGACCGCTCCCCGTGCTCGGGGTCGTGGCGCCGAGCGTCGATCAGGTCGGACGGTATTTCCCGCTGACCCTCGTCGCCGAGCTGCCGGCGGAGACCCCGCTCGTCAGCGCCGCCTCGAACTCCGACCGGTTCTTCGAGACCGCCGAGCATCTGGTCATCGAGACGCTCGCGACCGAGCGCGTCGACTTCGACCGCTTCGATCGCCGGGTGGCGGCGCTCGAGCAGGAGCTCGGAGCGCTGGCGCTGCCGCCGTCGCTGGCGCTCGAGGCGGAGGCGACGGCGATTCTGACCGACAGTCCGCGCGCCTGGCATCTCCCGCTCGGCACGTCCTCCGACGTCCGGAGCGCGTTCGAGCAGCTCCTCTCGCTGCATCTCGAATCGAAGTACCGGCCGCTGGTGCTCTGGTGGAGCGAGGGGTCGGCGGTGGTCGAGCCGAGCTGCCTGATCGTCAAGGGTCTGCCCCCGCCGACGTTGTATCCGGCGTTTCTCGAGGGGGCGTGGCCGGCGCACCAGTGGCAGTCGCTGCCGACGCGGGTGTCGGGCGAGATCACGCTGTCGAACACGGCCGCGATCGAGCCGGCCGGCGCCCTCTACCTGCACTCGGCGGCCGCCACCGACGTCGGGCGGGCCCGCACCAACAACGAGGACGGGTTCGTCGAGCGCCCCGAGGCAGGTATCTGGGCCGTCGCCGACGGCATGGGGGGCCACAGCCACGGCGAGGTGGCGAGCCGGATGGTGTGCGACGCGCTCGCCGAATTTCCGCTCGACGGAACGTTCGAGGAAGCCGTCGACAACGCGATGAAGCGCGTCCAGGACGTGAACGATCATCTGGTGCGGTCGTCGATGCACGCTGCGCTCACCGAGCGCGCCGGCAGCACCGTCGTCGTCCTGCTCGTCCGCGGTCCGAAATCGGCGGTGCTGTGGGCCGGCGACAGCCGCGTGTATCGCTGGCGTGGCGGCACGCTCGAGCAGCTGACGCGCGATCACAGCCTCGCGGAGCTGGAGGGATCGAACCCGCTGCAGTCGAGCGTGATCACGCGCGCCGTCGGCATGGACACCGATCTGGTGCTCGACGTCCATCGCGACTCGGTGCTGGCGGACGATCGCTTCCTGCTTTGTTCGGACGGCCTGACGCGCGTCCTGACGGTGGAGCAGATTGGCACCTTGATGGCGACCCCGGATATTCGTGCCGCGGTGGACGGCCTGATCCAGGCGACGCTCGACGCCGGGGCCCCGGACAACGTCACCGTCCTGATTGCGGAAGTGCAGCACTAG
- the tssA gene encoding type VI secretion system protein TssA: MSAGWDAQALLAPLGGEQPCGQNPDDTGALVAFDALRLFGQSRSPEAAPDAEESDKEAAKTRAPLEWGRVRSDALEALGKSKDLRLLAYLAMASLRTDGLTSFAETLTTASKWLETYWPTVYPALDEDAVARRNALNCFADPMAMVDRVWRLPLVTSRQHGRYSLRDIEVARGMAQAGPLEAKADEAAIRMAFKEIPLDELTTADQGVTDGMAAMNAIDAKMRSEGGPEVAPDFGPLLTQFAKLSRIYKEELATRVEFVGGAPGEGQAGEGPGGFVAGVINSRADAIRALDAVADYFRRSEPSSPIPLFVERAKRLVAKDFLEVLADIAPDALTVARAAGGLKNE, from the coding sequence ATGAGTGCTGGCTGGGACGCTCAGGCGCTGCTCGCGCCGCTTGGCGGCGAGCAACCCTGCGGACAGAACCCTGACGACACAGGGGCGCTCGTCGCCTTCGACGCGCTCCGTCTGTTCGGCCAGTCCCGTTCGCCCGAAGCCGCGCCCGACGCCGAGGAAAGCGACAAGGAAGCCGCCAAGACCCGCGCCCCCCTCGAATGGGGACGCGTCCGCTCGGATGCGCTCGAGGCGCTCGGAAAAAGCAAGGATTTACGACTGCTGGCCTATCTGGCGATGGCGTCGCTCAGGACCGATGGGCTGACGTCCTTTGCCGAGACTCTGACGACGGCCTCGAAGTGGCTCGAGACGTATTGGCCCACCGTGTACCCGGCGCTCGACGAAGACGCGGTTGCCCGGCGCAACGCGCTCAATTGCTTCGCCGACCCGATGGCGATGGTCGACCGGGTGTGGCGGCTGCCGCTCGTCACCAGCCGTCAGCACGGCCGCTACAGCCTGCGCGACATCGAGGTGGCACGGGGCATGGCGCAGGCGGGCCCACTCGAGGCCAAGGCGGACGAAGCCGCTATCCGCATGGCCTTCAAGGAGATCCCGCTCGACGAGCTGACCACCGCGGATCAGGGGGTCACCGACGGGATGGCGGCGATGAACGCCATCGATGCCAAGATGCGGAGCGAAGGCGGGCCTGAGGTGGCCCCCGATTTCGGGCCGCTCCTGACACAATTCGCCAAGCTCTCCCGGATATATAAGGAGGAGCTCGCGACGCGGGTCGAGTTCGTCGGCGGAGCACCAGGCGAAGGACAGGCTGGCGAGGGGCCGGGAGGGTTCGTCGCCGGGGTGATCAACTCGCGCGCGGACGCGATTCGGGCTCTGGACGCGGTGGCGGACTACTTCCGGCGCAGCGAGCCGTCGAGCCCGATCCCGCTGTTTGTCGAGCGCGCCAAGCGTCTGGTGGCGAAGGATTTTCTGGAAGTACTGGCCGACATCGCGCCCGACGCGTTGACGGTGGCGAGGGCCGCCGGCGGCCTGAAGAATGAGTGA